A window from Candidatus Thiodiazotropha endoloripes encodes these proteins:
- a CDS encoding patatin-like phospholipase family protein — protein sequence MRKPNYQFVFSKVPWFALILLLISGCSSVQRQFPAPAEHHYESVQVSGYKNIRFWGDKPAPYLDEAIENLRISIESNPEWKQRFDLLALSGGAEDGAYGAGFLKGWSDRGGRPEFFMVTGISTGALIAPFAFLGSAYDDAIKRLFTQSSKQDIFILTPFSALFGGSALGDTKPLQKIISQEVDDDMVEAIARESRKGRILQIATTNIDAQRPVVWEIGRIAASGRPGAKQLIQKIMLASASIPGVFPPVVLDVEIDGEQFQEVHVDGGVTSQIFVYPRGLQVREIEKQLDLHPQKSFWLIRNTKIDPEYAPVGLGVGDITSRSISTLIKYQGRGNLLNISSLAERDGFDIHITNVPADFDEPLNDFFDPVYMQRLYEVGYFKALSDCPWHVTLNEECNVMEDRLSSY from the coding sequence GTGAGAAAACCTAACTATCAGTTTGTATTCAGCAAAGTGCCATGGTTTGCGCTGATTTTGCTGTTGATCTCCGGGTGCAGCTCCGTGCAGCGACAGTTTCCCGCTCCGGCGGAACATCATTATGAGAGTGTCCAGGTTTCAGGTTACAAAAATATAAGATTCTGGGGGGATAAACCGGCCCCCTATCTTGATGAAGCGATCGAAAATCTGCGTATCAGCATTGAGAGCAATCCAGAGTGGAAACAGCGGTTCGATCTGCTGGCCCTGTCCGGCGGTGCAGAAGATGGAGCCTATGGTGCAGGATTCCTCAAAGGTTGGAGTGATCGGGGAGGGCGTCCTGAATTCTTCATGGTCACCGGTATTTCCACCGGCGCCTTGATCGCTCCTTTTGCCTTTTTAGGCTCAGCCTACGATGATGCGATCAAGCGGCTCTTCACCCAATCCTCCAAACAGGATATCTTCATTCTTACTCCTTTCAGCGCACTGTTTGGCGGATCGGCGTTAGGCGACACAAAACCGCTGCAAAAAATCATCAGTCAGGAAGTTGATGATGATATGGTGGAGGCTATTGCCAGAGAGAGTCGAAAAGGGCGGATTCTGCAGATCGCCACCACCAATATCGACGCCCAGCGACCCGTTGTCTGGGAGATCGGCAGGATTGCCGCAAGCGGTCGTCCCGGTGCAAAACAGTTGATTCAGAAAATCATGCTCGCCTCAGCTTCGATACCCGGTGTGTTTCCACCGGTTGTTCTGGATGTTGAGATTGATGGGGAACAGTTTCAGGAAGTACATGTTGATGGCGGTGTCACTTCCCAGATCTTCGTCTATCCCCGAGGACTGCAGGTGCGGGAGATAGAGAAACAGCTTGATCTGCATCCCCAAAAGTCATTCTGGTTGATTCGAAATACCAAGATAGATCCGGAATATGCTCCTGTCGGGTTGGGTGTCGGTGATATCACCAGTCGTTCGATCAGTACGCTGATCAAATACCAAGGGCGTGGTAATCTGTTGAATATCTCCAGTCTGGCTGAACGGGACGGCTTCGATATTCATATCACCAATGTACCCGCTGACTTCGACGAACCGCTGAATGATTTTTTCGATCCGGTCTACATGCAGAGGCTCTACGAAGTGGGTTATTTTAAAGCGCTTTCAGATTGTCCCTGGCATGTCACACTGAATGAAGAGTGTAATGTCATGGAGGACCGTCTGAGCAGCTACTGA
- a CDS encoding beta-propeller domain-containing protein codes for MSFPSPRSLICCTLTILLTLLIGCNSSNNSSSDNGGNSTTQSSAKLSQFESCESLKSYLINTAEQQNLLTNYVAELPVSVDDATDSPEPISFEEEQPAVQEVTGTNNQVAGVDEADFIKTDGNHTYLLSGNYFMVLQTWPAAESLELSRTEIDGTPRDLLVYEDTAWVVSEIHQHAYEDFEESLNGDFAPRIALMTKITMLQISDPQQPVVIRETVLESIYMDALRIDQQVYLVVSTQLDLTGVIDDPEGVEVEQLLPMMADNTSPAAQIDAVSSVISGCNEIYQPENVTGTGTVSILGFDLENPLAELTSASVLANSTMVYASQDNLYLASIEDNNWLWFPVLEGEDYPTPSTKIHKFSLGGSPQYLASGSVEGHLLNKFAMDEFQGELRLVTTELNWWRDEDPENRLFVLQQLDNQLEKQAELSGLGKPGERVFAVRFDQQRGYVVTFEQIDPLITLDLSDSTNPQVAGELEVPGFSTYLHPIEGDRLLAIGQQDTSIKLSLFDVSTLSQPILLSEHLIGQGSYSEAQYDHHAFTWFEQEKMLAIPVTQWNSVTDSTDFGLSDIFNGLELFRVTAESGIQPYAAIDHDFFYEDPDNGNWFYPEGIRRSFFVSDEQMNSYIYSISSRGMLVNGLASPERNIGSIELPYTDPVFYLF; via the coding sequence ATGTCATTTCCAAGCCCCCGTTCACTCATCTGTTGCACACTTACCATACTTCTCACACTGTTGATCGGCTGTAACTCATCGAACAACTCGTCCAGCGACAATGGCGGCAATTCAACCACGCAAAGCTCAGCCAAACTGAGCCAATTCGAAAGCTGTGAAAGCTTGAAGAGCTATCTGATCAACACGGCTGAACAACAGAATCTGCTAACCAACTATGTCGCGGAATTGCCGGTATCCGTTGATGACGCGACCGATTCCCCGGAACCGATCTCGTTCGAGGAGGAGCAACCGGCTGTCCAGGAGGTCACCGGCACCAATAACCAGGTCGCCGGCGTGGATGAAGCGGACTTCATCAAAACGGATGGCAACCATACCTATCTCCTCTCCGGCAACTACTTCATGGTGCTGCAGACCTGGCCTGCTGCCGAAAGCCTGGAACTATCGAGAACCGAAATAGACGGCACCCCGAGGGACCTATTGGTATATGAAGACACTGCCTGGGTCGTGAGTGAAATCCATCAGCATGCCTATGAGGATTTCGAGGAGAGTCTGAATGGGGATTTCGCGCCGCGGATCGCTCTGATGACCAAAATCACCATGCTGCAAATCAGCGATCCGCAACAACCTGTGGTGATCAGGGAGACGGTGCTGGAGTCGATCTACATGGATGCCCTGCGGATCGACCAACAGGTCTACCTGGTGGTTTCCACACAACTCGATCTGACTGGCGTGATTGATGATCCGGAGGGTGTGGAAGTTGAGCAACTGTTACCGATGATGGCGGATAACACCAGCCCCGCAGCTCAGATCGATGCAGTCAGTTCAGTCATCAGTGGCTGCAACGAGATCTATCAGCCGGAAAACGTCACCGGTACAGGTACGGTCTCCATACTCGGTTTTGACCTTGAAAATCCCTTGGCTGAATTGACCAGTGCAAGCGTTCTGGCCAACAGCACCATGGTCTATGCCAGCCAGGATAACCTCTATCTCGCCAGTATCGAGGATAACAACTGGCTCTGGTTTCCGGTCTTGGAGGGAGAGGACTATCCAACTCCATCCACTAAGATCCATAAATTCAGTCTCGGTGGCTCGCCACAATATCTTGCTTCCGGCAGCGTGGAAGGTCATCTGTTGAACAAGTTCGCGATGGATGAATTCCAGGGCGAGCTCCGGCTGGTCACCACAGAACTGAACTGGTGGAGAGATGAGGATCCTGAAAACCGCCTGTTTGTTCTGCAGCAATTGGATAATCAGCTGGAGAAGCAGGCAGAACTCAGTGGTCTGGGTAAACCTGGTGAGCGCGTCTTTGCCGTCCGCTTTGATCAGCAACGGGGCTATGTCGTGACGTTTGAGCAGATCGACCCGCTGATCACCCTGGATCTCAGCGATTCAACCAATCCTCAGGTGGCCGGAGAGTTGGAGGTACCCGGGTTTTCAACCTATCTGCATCCGATTGAAGGAGATCGCTTGCTCGCCATCGGTCAACAGGATACCTCAATCAAACTGAGTCTGTTTGATGTCAGCACCCTCTCCCAACCGATACTCTTGTCAGAACATCTGATCGGCCAGGGGAGTTACAGCGAAGCACAGTATGACCATCACGCCTTCACCTGGTTTGAACAGGAGAAGATGCTGGCCATTCCGGTCACCCAGTGGAACAGTGTGACCGATAGCACAGACTTCGGTTTGAGTGATATCTTCAATGGCCTGGAGCTGTTCAGGGTCACTGCCGAATCCGGTATCCAACCCTATGCCGCAATCGATCACGATTTCTTCTATGAAGATCCGGATAATGGAAACTGGTTCTATCCGGAAGGCATTCGCAGAAGTTTCTTTGTCTCCGATGAGCAGATGAACAGTTACATCTATTCGATCAGCAGTCGCGGTATGCTGGTGAACGGCCTGGCTTCACCGGAGCGCAATATCGGCTCCATCGAGCTGCCCTATACAGATCCTGTTTTCTATCTGTTCTGA